In Streptomyces sp. NBC_00683, the DNA window CAGATCGCGGCGGGTGATGTCGGCCGGGTTGTGCAGGGTGGCGTACCCGACGGTCGACCCGTCGATCTCCACGGGCTCGAGCACGGCGCGCGGGGCGATGATGCCGGTCCTGCCGACATTCCACTCGACCCCCAGGAGGCGGGTGACCTTCTCGACGGCGGGGAGCTTGTACGCGATGGCCCAGCGCGGCGCCCGCGTCCCGGAACCCGCCTCGCGCTGGTCGGCCGCCAGGTCCGCCTTGATCACGATGCCGTCGATCCCGAACGGCAGCGAGGCGCGCAGCGCGGCGATGTCCTCGACCCCGGCCTGCACCTCCTCGGCCGTACCGACGGTGCGCGGCGCCACCGCCGTGTCCGCCGCCGTGTGCACGCCGAGGCCGGCGACGAGCTCCAGGACCTCGCTGTGCGGGAGTTCGGCCAGGGTGCCGGTCAGCTCACCGGACTCGGGCAGTGCGAGCGCTCCGTACGCGAAGAAGGTCATCTCGACGCGATAGGGCCGGTCCTTGGCGCGGAGGGTGCCCGCCGCCCCGTTGCGCGGGTTGGCGAAGGGGGCGCCGCCGTGCTCCGTGCGTACCGTATTGGCCTGCTCGAACTGCTCGTTGGTCATGAGGATCTCGCCGCGCACCTCGATGGTGACAGGCGAGGTGAGCCGCTCGGGCAGGCCGAGCACCGTGCCGATCGCATGCGACACGTCCTCGCCGGCGGTTCCGTCGCCCCGGGTGATCAGCCGGTCGAGACGGCCCTGGTGGTAGCGCGCGGCGACCGCGAGGCCGTCGAGCTTGGGCTCCACGCTCCAGGCCGCGACGGGCCTGCCGATCCTGCGCTCCAGGGACGCGGTCCAGGTGACGAACTGCTCGGCGGAGAACACGTTGTCCAGGGAGAGCATGGGGACCGTGTGCGGTACGTCGCCCACGGCGGCGCCGCCCGCGACCTTCCCCGTCGGCGAGGCGTCCAGCATCTCCTGCGGGTGCTCCAGCTCGTAGGCCGCGATCCCCCGCACCAGGCGGTCGTACGCGTCGTCGTCGAGCGTGCTCTCGCCCGTGGCGTAGTAAGCGGCGGCGGCCTGCGTCGCCCCTTCCACCGCGGCGGCGTAGGCGGCTGCATCGGCGAGCACAACAGCTGAGTTCGTCGTCATGACCACCATCCTGCCGCCCACCACTGACAACGCCCCACGACCCCTACCTGGCACCCTTTTCGAGAGAGCGCTCTCCTGCCTCTTGTGCCCCCAAGTGGGTTCAATGACCAGGCAGTTGATGGTACTGCGCGATTGCTTGACATGCTTACGTCACACTCTTACGTTCTGCGAGAGAGCGCTCTCTACAGTGGTCAGAGAACTGGTCAAAGGAACCCCACTTCCTCAGAACAGGAGTGCCGTGCTCTTCCGAAACCGACGCACGACCGAACACCGCGGGCGCAGAACCCTGCCCCCGTGGCGCCACAGAATCGCGGGGCTGGCGGTCGCCGCCCTCGCCCTGTCCCTCGTCCAGGCCGACGTGGGCAACGCGGCCGGTGACACGACAGCCGGTGCCGCGCCCAAGGCCCCGGCCGATGTGGTCCGGGTCGCCGAGTTCCTCGCGGAGTGCCCGTACACCCACCGTGCTCCCGACGACCCGATCGTGCTGCCCAACCTGCCGGGCGCCTCCCACATGCACAGCTTCTTCGGGAACGACACCACGAACGCCCATTCCGATCTGGCGTCCCTGGAGAAGGGCGGCACCAGCTGCGCCCCCTCCACCGACATCTCCTCGTACTGGGTCCCCACGATGTACGACGGCAACACGGAGGTGGAACCGACCGGCACCACCTTCTACTACCTGGGAGAGGGAGTCCGGGACGACATCATCCGCACGATCAAGCCCTTCCCCCGTGGTCTGCGGATCGTCGCGGGCAACGCGAAGGCGACCGGCCCCGACGACAACACGATCGCGCGCTGGTCGTGTCTGCACCACGGCGAGGTCAACCCGTCCCATGACTTCGTCAACTGCCCTGCCGGCGCGATGCTGGAGTCGTACCTCGACTTCCCGCAGTGCTGGAACGGCAGGGACCTGGACTCGGCCGACCACAAGAGCCACATGGCCTACCCGGTGGGCGGCGCCTGCCCGGCCACTCACCCCGTCCCGGTGCCCAAGCTGCGCCAGGTGCTGCGCTATCCGGTCAACGGCGATCCCGCCCGCCTCAGACTGGCATCGGGTCGCGGCTACACGATGCACGGCGACTTCTTCAACGTGTGGCCCGAGGCGGAAATGGCCCAGCGTGTACGCGACTGCATCAACGCGATCGTGAAGTGCGGGGCTGACGGCACTCCCTGACGGTCCGGCCGTCGCGATATTCACCCACTCCACCGGTGGGTTCCCGTCCGGGGCCGCACTGCCTCCGGACGGGGACCGACCGGTTCCACACCCAAGGACACCCCTGTGAAGGCGGTTCGTCGCGCAGCAGCGTCGCTCCTGCTCCCCCTGATCCTCGCCACCGGGCTCACCTCGTGTAACGCTTCCGATGCCCCGGAACCTCCGCCCCGTCCGGCGGGCCCTCCCGCTTCCGGCCCGGCACCATCACGGTCCGGCGACCCGACGGACTCCGCCTGGGTCCAGTTGATGATCCCGATGGACGATCAGGCCGTCGCGCTGCTGGCCATGGCCGAGAGGAGGACGGCCGACCCACGGCTCCGGTCCTGGGCGACCCGTCTGCGTACCGCGCAGGACGCCGAACTGACCGCGCTGCGCGGGCTGCGGGACCGGATGGGCCTGCCCGCCACCGATGTGCACGCGGGGCACAACATGCCGGGCATGGTGACGGCCGACGACCTCGTGGAGGCCCGCGCGGCGGAGGGCGACGCGTTCGACCGGTTGCTCGTGGCGCAGATCCGCGACCACCTCCGCCAGTCCGCGCAGGTATCGCGCTCCGAGACGACGGCGGGCACCAGGGCCGACGCCAAGGAGCGGGCAAAGGCCCTCGTGACGGCGCGCGAAAGCCAGTTGGCGGACCTGGACGCGCTGGCCGTGAACGGCGGCTGACGTGCCCGAACCGATGCACGGAGCCGCTGGACCACCCGGTATAAAGGCTGCATGACTGCCCACGTGACCCCGCCCGCACGCCCCGCCACCTTGGAGGATGTGGCCGCGGTGGCGGGCGTCTCCCGGGCCACGGTGTCCCGGGTGATCAACGGCGCGACCACGGTGGACCCGGCGCTTCGGCGGGTCGTGGAGGAGGCGGTGGCCACCACGGGGTACGTCCCCAACCGTGCGGCGCGTTCGCTCGTGACGCGGAGGACGGACTCGATCGCCCTCGTCGTGTCCGAGCGGGAACGGCGGCCGGTGTCCGAACCGTTCATAGGCCGGATGTTCTCCGACCCGTACTTCGGCCGCGTGGTGAGCGGTCTGCTCGAGGTGCTCCGGCCCGCGGGCATCCAGATGGTCCTGATGCTGGCCGACGACGAGGCCTCGCGCAATCAGCTCCTTTCGTACCTGCGCCAGGGCCATGTCGACGGCGTGGTGCTGATCTCCTCGCACGCGGAGGATCCGCTGCCCGGTCTGCTCCATGACACGCGGCTGCCCGCCGTGCTCGCGGGCAGGCCCAGGCGGCCGTCCCCGCTCACGTACGTCGAGGCCGACCAGCGTGCCGGGGCCCAGCTGGCCGCCGACCACCTGGCATCACTGGGGCGTCTGCGCATCGGCACGGTCGCGGGGCCGCAGGACATGCCTGCGGGGCAGGCCCGCCTGACGGGGTTCCTTGACGCACTCGCCCTGCACGGCATCCACGACGTGGCGCGTGCCGAGGGCGATTTCACCCATGTGGGAGGCGCGTCGGCGATGCGGCAGTTGCTGCGTGACCGGCCGGACCTGGACGCGGTGTTCATCGCTTCGGACCTGATGGCGCTCGGTGCCCTGCCCGTGCTGCTGCGGGCGGGCAAGGACGTGCCGTCGGACGTGTCGGTGGTGGGTTTCGACGACAGCAGCGCGGCGCTGGCCTGCGATCCGCCGCTGACGACGGTGCGGCAGCCGGTGGAGGAGATGGCCGCGGAGATGGCACGGCTCCTGCTGAAGCAGATCGGCCGGCCGGGTGGCCCGACGCCCTCGGTCGTCTTCCATCCGACGCTGGTGGAGCGCAAGTCCACCTGACGCGGCCGCCGCCGGGCAGGCCGGTGTCCGTCAGCCCCGGGCGCCCGGTACGTCGGCGTCCGTGTCCACGTCGGGGAAGGGTTCGTCGGCCCGTTCCGCCCCGGTGAAGCCCTCGGTCAGCAACGGCACCTGGGGCCCGGAGAGCTCCCGCAGCCAGCGCGCCAGTATCCGGTGCACGGCCTCCGCACCCACCGGACCGCACGAGGCCGCCCCTCCCTCCGCCGCCACGATGTCCCTCGGGTCCGCCAGCGTGCGCGGCCAGAGCAGGAACGGCCGGGACTGTTCGCCACCGAGCCCGCCGTGCGAACCGATCTGCTCCTCGAAGGCGTGTACGCGGCCGGTCTCGGGGTCGTACATCGAATTGACCATGACGTCGGCGACGTGCGGAAAGGTGTCGGTGCGCCGCACCGCCTCGGCCGCGCCCGCCCCGAAGGCGGCGATCGGCCCCTCCCCGTCCGTCAGCTCGGGGACGGGGACCTCGGCCCCGTCGGGTCCCAGCACCACCGAGCCGTGCTCCTCGCTCCGCACGAGCAGGAAGCCGATGCCCGGATGGCCGGCGAGCGTGGCGAGCAGCGCGGGGTGGCGGCGTTCGAGCTCTTCGCGCGAGGCGCGCCCCTCGATGTCCGGGAAGGACAGCAGCCCGAGGTTGCCGGAGGCGAGCACGACCGGGTCGGACGGCGTCGCGGGATGCTCCGACTCCTTCTCCCCGACGGGCCGGTGCAGCGCGATGCGTACGGCGTCACGCGCCTCGGACGCGCTGCGGGTGCGCTGCGCCCTGCGGGGTACGGGCAGTCCGCAGCCCGCCCTCACCAGGTCCTTGAGTGTGAGTCCGTACCTCCCGGCGAAGGTCTCCCCGGGGCTCTGGCCGTGGTCGGACAGCAGCACGATCCGGTAGGTGCGCGGGGTGTGTTCCGCGACCTTCGCGATGAGGCCCAGGGAGCGGTCGAGCCGTGTCAGGACCTTCTCCGCGTCCCTGCTGTGCGGCCCCGAGTGGTGGGCGACCTCGTCGTACGCGACGAGGTCGGCGTAGACGGCGGTGCGTCCCGCGAACATGTCGCCGATGACCGCGGCGACCACGACATCGCGTTCGACCACCGTCGCGAACGCCCGGATGAAGGGGTACAGTCCGCCGCGCTTGACCCGGGGGGACTCCTTTTTGATCCGGGCCCGCGTGGACTGGCCGATCTCACGGCCCACTTCGGCGACGAAGGACAGCGCGGTCCGGACGGCGTTGGCCGGGTCGGAGAAGTACGCGAAGTATCCGGCGCGCGAGCGGCGTCCCTTGCCCCGCCTGGCAGCCATCGACAGGACGAGGGCGAGCTGGTCGGCACCGCCGCTGAAGAGGTTCCCCCGGCTCGCCCCGTCGACGGTGAGCAGGCCGCCGTCACGGGTTCGGACGATGGCTCTGCGCTGCAGCTCGAGTGCGCTCGCCGGCCTGCTGGAGACCATCACGGTGCCGGTCTCCTTCTCGTACCAGCGGAACGCGGGCACGTCGAAGTTGCTGCCGTGCAGGATGCCGAGTTGGCTGGCGCCGGTCTGGCTGGACCAGTCGGTGCTCCACGGGGTGAGCCGGTGGCCCGCCTCGTCGGCGAGGAGTCCGGCCACGGTCGGCATCAGGCCTGCGGCGGCGGCCTGCTCGAGCACGTCGTGACCGACGCCGTCGAGCTGGACGAACACGATGCCCGGCGGGCCGCCTCGGCCGCCGTCCGCGGTGCCTGCCGTGCCGCTGCGCCGGCGGCGCCGGTCGGCCAGCCGGGAGAGCCTTCGCCGGTAGGCGTCGTCGTCGCGGACCGCGAGCGCGGTGGAGGTGGCCGAGGCGACGGCGGACATGACGGCCGCGACGACCACCGCGGTCTCCGGGTTGGCCGTGCCGCGCCCGTCGGGGATGAGGCTGAGGGCGATCAGCAGCAGCGAGCCGTTGAGGAAGAAGACCAGCGCGCCCAGCACCAGGGCGGGCACGATGAGCAGCGCCCGGACGAGGACCGGCCACACCAGTGCGGAGAGCAGACCGAAGGCGCCCGCCCCCCAGGCCGCGGTGAACGCGGTCCTCGTGACGCTGTCGCCGTCGTCGGACTGGAGCTGGAAGTCGGGCAGGATCCCGGCGAGGGCCAGCAGGGTGAGGGTGGAGACCGCCCACACCGCGACCACGCGCAGGAGGGCTCTGCCCGCCGTACGCCATCGCCCGTCACCCACGCCGCTCCACCTCACGTCCGGACCCGGTGCCGTCGTGGGTCCGGTTCCAGCTTTTCACAGCTGGTCCGTGCCCCGGCCGCAGGTCAGCAGCCGTCGTATCCCGCGGTCGGCATGGACAGTCTGCGGTGGACGCTCGCCTTCGAGCGCGCGGTGTACACGGGCTCCGCGAGGCCGGCGAGCTCCAGCCGTACTCCGCGCCGCGCGCACTCGGCGGCGAAGTCCGGCACCGAGGCGACGGCCCGGGCGAGCACCCGGTCGTTGGGGGCGACGAACAGTTCGACCTGCCCGCCCTCGACGTCGGCCCACAGCGCGTGGTGATCGGGGCGCAGTCCGTAGACGCGCAGCTGCCGGGTGACGACGTACCCCTGGTCGGCGGCCCAGCGTGCGCACATGGCGTGCTGGCTGCGGGTGTCGACGATGAACGGATCGCCGTCGAGCTCTTCCAGCGGTGTGAGACTGGCGATGGCCGCCACCCGTACGCCGTCGATGACGTCCCCCATGAACGGATCCCCCCGCACTCGGATGCTGCGCCCGACCCTACCCCGGTCGTAGCCCTCCGTAGCCGCGTGTACCCGGGCGGACAGGAGCGGAAAGGTGCGCACCGGCGTGAGGACGGCGCGGAGCGCCTAGGCTCGTACGGGACAGCGCACGGCCGGAACGGGTGCGCGGGCCGACGGAGCGAGGAGGCGGGGCGGTGGAGGTCACCTGGTGGGGTCACGCCACCTGCACGATCGAGGACTCCGGGGTCCGGGTGCTGACCGATCCTCTGTTCGTACGGCGCTTCGCGCATCTGCGCCGGCGCCGGGGCGAGGTGCCACCTCCCGAGGCCGCTGTCGCCGACGCGGTCCTGATCTCCCATCTGCACTCCGACCATCTGCATCTCCCCTCCCTGGCCCGTCTCTCCCCGGGCAGCCTGCTGATCGTGCCCAAGGGGGCGACCGGGGCCGTACGGGGGCTGAGGGTGCTGCGCCGGATGCGCGGGCTGCGGATCACCGAGGTCGCCCCGGGCGACGAGGTCCGTGTCGGCGCGGTGCTGGTCAGGGCGGTACCCGCCCTGCACGACGGCCGGCGGCTGCCGGTCGGCCCGCACCGTGTGCCCGCCCTGGGCTTCGTGGTCGAGGGCGAGGCCCGCACCTACTTCGCCGGTGACACCGGGCTGTTCGACGACATGGCCGATGCCGTGGGGCCGGTCGATGTGGCGCTGCTGCCCGTCGGCGGCTGGGGTCCCTATCTCGGCCATCACCATCTGGATGCCGCCCGCGCCGCGCAGGCGCTGGCCATGCTGGCGCCGCGCTCCGCGGTGCCGGTGCACTACGGCACGTACTGGCCGATCGGGATGGACGGGGTCCGGCCGCACGAGTTCCACGCGCCGGGCGACGAATTCGTACGGCAGGCCGCACTCGTGGCGCCGGGGGTGGCGGTGCACCGGCTGGGGCACGGCGAGCATGTGCGGCCGGAGGCCCGTAGATGATCCAGGAAGTCGTGCGGCAGCTGCCGACGGAGTCGACGCAGCAGGCCTTCGGCTATCCGTCGTTGTTCGCGCTGGTGGCGTTGGGGTCGCTGGTGCCGGTGGTGCCGACGGGGGCGCTGGTGAGTTCGGCCGCCGTGGTGGCGTTCCACCAGACGTCACCGTTCGCCCTGCTGGCGGTCTTCGTGGTGGCGTCGGCCGCGGCGTTCCTCGGGGACATATGCCTGTACTGGCTGGGGCAGCGCGGGGTGCGGTCCAAGAACGGCTCGAGGTGGCTGGAGGCGATCAGCAGCCGGGCCGCTCCGGAGCGCCTCGCTCAGGCGCAGCAGAAGCTGGACGAGCACGGCGCCACGGTGCTGGTGCTGTCCCGGCTGGTGCCGG includes these proteins:
- a CDS encoding LacI family DNA-binding transcriptional regulator, with protein sequence MTAHVTPPARPATLEDVAAVAGVSRATVSRVINGATTVDPALRRVVEEAVATTGYVPNRAARSLVTRRTDSIALVVSERERRPVSEPFIGRMFSDPYFGRVVSGLLEVLRPAGIQMVLMLADDEASRNQLLSYLRQGHVDGVVLISSHAEDPLPGLLHDTRLPAVLAGRPRRPSPLTYVEADQRAGAQLAADHLASLGRLRIGTVAGPQDMPAGQARLTGFLDALALHGIHDVARAEGDFTHVGGASAMRQLLRDRPDLDAVFIASDLMALGALPVLLRAGKDVPSDVSVVGFDDSSAALACDPPLTTVRQPVEEMAAEMARLLLKQIGRPGGPTPSVVFHPTLVERKST
- a CDS encoding phage holin family protein, producing MGDGRWRTAGRALLRVVAVWAVSTLTLLALAGILPDFQLQSDDGDSVTRTAFTAAWGAGAFGLLSALVWPVLVRALLIVPALVLGALVFFLNGSLLLIALSLIPDGRGTANPETAVVVAAVMSAVASATSTALAVRDDDAYRRRLSRLADRRRRRSGTAGTADGGRGGPPGIVFVQLDGVGHDVLEQAAAAGLMPTVAGLLADEAGHRLTPWSTDWSSQTGASQLGILHGSNFDVPAFRWYEKETGTVMVSSRPASALELQRRAIVRTRDGGLLTVDGASRGNLFSGGADQLALVLSMAARRGKGRRSRAGYFAYFSDPANAVRTALSFVAEVGREIGQSTRARIKKESPRVKRGGLYPFIRAFATVVERDVVVAAVIGDMFAGRTAVYADLVAYDEVAHHSGPHSRDAEKVLTRLDRSLGLIAKVAEHTPRTYRIVLLSDHGQSPGETFAGRYGLTLKDLVRAGCGLPVPRRAQRTRSASEARDAVRIALHRPVGEKESEHPATPSDPVVLASGNLGLLSFPDIEGRASREELERRHPALLATLAGHPGIGFLLVRSEEHGSVVLGPDGAEVPVPELTDGEGPIAAFGAGAAEAVRRTDTFPHVADVMVNSMYDPETGRVHAFEEQIGSHGGLGGEQSRPFLLWPRTLADPRDIVAAEGGAASCGPVGAEAVHRILARWLRELSGPQVPLLTEGFTGAERADEPFPDVDTDADVPGARG
- the ligA gene encoding NAD-dependent DNA ligase LigA; this translates as MTTNSAVVLADAAAYAAAVEGATQAAAAYYATGESTLDDDAYDRLVRGIAAYELEHPQEMLDASPTGKVAGGAAVGDVPHTVPMLSLDNVFSAEQFVTWTASLERRIGRPVAAWSVEPKLDGLAVAARYHQGRLDRLITRGDGTAGEDVSHAIGTVLGLPERLTSPVTIEVRGEILMTNEQFEQANTVRTEHGGAPFANPRNGAAGTLRAKDRPYRVEMTFFAYGALALPESGELTGTLAELPHSEVLELVAGLGVHTAADTAVAPRTVGTAEEVQAGVEDIAALRASLPFGIDGIVIKADLAADQREAGSGTRAPRWAIAYKLPAVEKVTRLLGVEWNVGRTGIIAPRAVLEPVEIDGSTVGYATLHNPADITRRDLRLGDQVMVYKAGDIIPRIEAPVAHLRTGDEKPIEFPEACPQCGSEIDTSEQRWRCTRGRNCRLVASISYAAGRDQLDIEGLGATRVVQLVDAGLVTDFADLFTLGREQLLSLERMGETSTDNLLAAIDTARTRPLSRVFCALGVRGTGRSMSRRIARYFATMDRIVAADAETLQQVDGIGKEKATGVVGELVELAPLIGKLVAAGVNMTEPGATPPPEPGDVQADAEAGDGAAAGLPLDGMTVVVTGAMTGPLEKLSRNQMNELIERAGGKSSSSVSKRTSLLVAGEKAGSKRAKAEDLGVRITAPDEFAELIASFLSPEV
- a CDS encoding DUF305 domain-containing protein, with amino-acid sequence MDDQAVALLAMAERRTADPRLRSWATRLRTAQDAELTALRGLRDRMGLPATDVHAGHNMPGMVTADDLVEARAAEGDAFDRLLVAQIRDHLRQSAQVSRSETTAGTRADAKERAKALVTARESQLADLDALAVNGG
- a CDS encoding DedA family protein, which codes for MIQEVVRQLPTESTQQAFGYPSLFALVALGSLVPVVPTGALVSSAAVVAFHQTSPFALLAVFVVASAAAFLGDICLYWLGQRGVRSKNGSRWLEAISSRAAPERLAQAQQKLDEHGATVLVLSRLVPAGRIPVMLACLLGGMPLRQFARGDVPACLAWAATYQLIGILGGSLFAEPWQGVLAAVALTLLISGAPAVWRRLRARLGH
- a CDS encoding MBL fold metallo-hydrolase; this encodes MEVTWWGHATCTIEDSGVRVLTDPLFVRRFAHLRRRRGEVPPPEAAVADAVLISHLHSDHLHLPSLARLSPGSLLIVPKGATGAVRGLRVLRRMRGLRITEVAPGDEVRVGAVLVRAVPALHDGRRLPVGPHRVPALGFVVEGEARTYFAGDTGLFDDMADAVGPVDVALLPVGGWGPYLGHHHLDAARAAQALAMLAPRSAVPVHYGTYWPIGMDGVRPHEFHAPGDEFVRQAALVAPGVAVHRLGHGEHVRPEARR
- a CDS encoding DUF1996 domain-containing protein gives rise to the protein MLFRNRRTTEHRGRRTLPPWRHRIAGLAVAALALSLVQADVGNAAGDTTAGAAPKAPADVVRVAEFLAECPYTHRAPDDPIVLPNLPGASHMHSFFGNDTTNAHSDLASLEKGGTSCAPSTDISSYWVPTMYDGNTEVEPTGTTFYYLGEGVRDDIIRTIKPFPRGLRIVAGNAKATGPDDNTIARWSCLHHGEVNPSHDFVNCPAGAMLESYLDFPQCWNGRDLDSADHKSHMAYPVGGACPATHPVPVPKLRQVLRYPVNGDPARLRLASGRGYTMHGDFFNVWPEAEMAQRVRDCINAIVKCGADGTP